Proteins from a single region of Candidatus Methylomirabilis sp.:
- a CDS encoding PilN domain-containing protein, which yields MIRINLLSPEARRRKVQVRAPQAAIIAVAILAAAGMWGYWYFVKHDVEQLRADIVAVRSEIGRNQQIVRLVEQDARDKKQLQDRLALVQRLAAVQGSAVRLLDGISRALPEDGWLTGINKVSGRLVIQGYASSHFSVAELMLALQRLKPIINSVELNFSELELYEGRPVERFEIISTLSG from the coding sequence ATGATCAGGATCAACCTCCTTTCGCCAGAGGCGCGACGAAGAAAGGTTCAAGTACGAGCCCCTCAGGCAGCGATCATAGCCGTGGCGATTCTCGCTGCCGCCGGGATGTGGGGGTACTGGTATTTCGTGAAGCACGACGTGGAACAACTTCGAGCGGATATCGTCGCGGTACGGAGTGAAATCGGGAGGAACCAACAGATCGTCCGATTGGTTGAGCAAGACGCTCGCGATAAGAAACAGCTTCAGGACCGGCTGGCACTCGTTCAGCGATTGGCCGCCGTCCAAGGCAGTGCGGTCCGTCTACTTGATGGGATCAGTCGGGCGTTGCCTGAGGACGGTTGGCTCACCGGAATTAATAAAGTCTCCGGGAGGCTCGTTATTCAGGGCTACGCCTCCTCACACTTTTCCGTCGCGGAATTGATGCTGGCGCTACAACGACTCAAGCCGATCATCAACAGTGTTGAGCTCAACTTTTCCGAACTCGAGTTGTACGAAGGCAGACCGGTTGAACGGTTCGAGATCATCTCAACCTTGTCGGGGTAG
- the pilM gene encoding type IV pilus assembly protein PilM produces MSRQNELVGLDIGTSSIKAVHLHRSGNVYKLAELGIAHIHPETIVDGIIMDAATVSTAIRQLFDKHDIAIKDVAFSVSGHSVIIKKIKVPTMKKAELREAIVWEAEQHIPYSIEDVNLDFQILREAGPNEQEMDVLLVAVKKDTLNDYLAVISASGLRAAVVDVDAFAIENAFTMSTKFQPGEVVALVNVGAAITNINILNGGISDFTRESPLGGNRHTESLQKGVGLSFEQAEALKRGEAIEGHGFAEAKPVIEMANSELAAEIRRSFDFYYSTSQSHTIHRVVLSGGCASLPGLASYLSSALELPVEIANPFQNIVADPKKFDAQYLASIAPQMTVAVGLALREPEDSAV; encoded by the coding sequence ATGAGCCGTCAGAATGAGTTGGTTGGCCTGGATATCGGAACCAGCTCTATCAAGGCCGTGCATCTTCACCGATCAGGTAATGTCTACAAATTAGCCGAGCTTGGCATCGCTCATATCCATCCCGAGACGATTGTAGATGGGATCATCATGGATGCCGCCACAGTCAGCACCGCCATCCGGCAACTCTTCGACAAGCATGACATTGCTATCAAGGACGTGGCTTTTTCTGTTTCGGGCCACTCGGTGATTATTAAAAAGATTAAAGTTCCCACGATGAAGAAGGCAGAACTCCGCGAAGCCATTGTGTGGGAGGCTGAGCAGCACATTCCCTACTCGATCGAGGATGTCAATCTCGACTTCCAGATTCTGAGGGAGGCCGGTCCAAACGAGCAGGAGATGGATGTGTTGCTGGTCGCCGTGAAAAAGGACACCCTCAATGACTATCTCGCCGTGATCTCTGCGTCCGGGCTGAGGGCCGCAGTCGTTGATGTAGACGCCTTTGCAATCGAGAATGCCTTCACGATGTCCACGAAGTTCCAGCCGGGTGAGGTCGTAGCCCTCGTGAACGTGGGAGCGGCTATCACCAATATTAATATCCTTAACGGCGGGATTTCGGATTTTACCAGGGAGAGCCCCCTAGGAGGCAACCGACACACCGAGTCGTTACAGAAGGGCGTAGGCTTAAGCTTCGAACAGGCTGAGGCGTTAAAGAGAGGAGAGGCGATTGAAGGGCATGGCTTCGCGGAAGCGAAGCCTGTGATCGAGATGGCTAATAGCGAGTTAGCCGCAGAGATACGACGCTCTTTTGATTTTTACTACTCGACGAGTCAAAGCCATACGATCCATCGAGTCGTGTTAAGCGGCGGGTGCGCGTCGTTACCAGGCCTGGCGTCCTATCTTTCAAGCGCGCTTGAACTTCCTGTTGAGATCGCCAACCCTTTTCAAAATATCGTTGCCGACCCGAAGAAGTTCGACGCTCAATACCTAGCCTCTATCGCCCCTCAGATGACGGTTGCCGTGGGATTGGCCCTTCGCGAGCCGGAGGATAGTGCCGTATGA
- the trpA gene encoding tryptophan synthase subunit alpha: MNRIDERFRQLRKSGGRALMPYLTAGDPGLDTTRSLILEFERRGADLIELGVPFSDPLADGVTIQRASQRSLSAGTTLPRILEMVRDLRSDCRLPLLLMSYVNPIFHFGYVRFAKEAAEAGVDGLIVPDLPPEEAAELVEATAAHNLHTVFLIAPTSPQQRIRTITAASKGFIYYVSLRGVTGVRSRLSEDLEASIRMIRAETDLPLAVGFGISTPEQVRMVSKLADGVIVGSAIVSLLEQTAGKSDQLQRVGDYVASLKTATIG, translated from the coding sequence ATGAATCGTATCGACGAGCGCTTCCGTCAGCTTAGAAAATCAGGAGGCCGGGCACTGATGCCGTACCTGACTGCCGGCGATCCCGGTCTTGACACCACTCGTTCGCTGATCCTGGAGTTCGAGAGGCGAGGGGCGGATCTCATCGAACTCGGCGTCCCCTTCTCCGATCCTTTGGCTGACGGTGTTACCATCCAGCGCGCGTCGCAACGCTCACTGTCGGCCGGCACGACGCTCCCGCGGATCCTCGAGATGGTGAGGGATCTTCGGTCGGACTGCCGGCTGCCGCTGCTCTTGATGAGCTACGTGAATCCGATCTTCCACTTTGGCTATGTTCGGTTTGCCAAGGAGGCTGCAGAGGCCGGCGTCGATGGGCTGATCGTTCCTGATCTTCCTCCCGAAGAGGCGGCCGAGCTGGTTGAGGCAACAGCCGCTCACAACCTTCACACGGTATTTCTGATCGCACCGACCAGCCCGCAACAGCGCATTCGGACGATCACGGCCGCCTCGAAGGGTTTTATCTACTATGTCTCCCTGCGGGGCGTCACGGGGGTTCGTTCCAGGCTCAGCGAGGATCTGGAGGCCAGCATTCGGATGATCAGAGCTGAGACCGACCTGCCGCTTGCGGTGGGGTTTGGCATCTCAACACCGGAGCAGGTGCGGATGGTGTCAAAGCTGGCTGATGGGGTGATCGTAGGAAGCGCCATCGTCTCACTGCTGGAACAGACAGCCGGGAAGTCAGATCAGTTGCAACGAGTTGGGGACTATGTTGCGTCGCTGAAAACCGCGACAATCGGCTAG